In Fusarium oxysporum Fo47 chromosome XII, complete sequence, one DNA window encodes the following:
- a CDS encoding S-adenosyl-L-methionine-dependent methyltransferase: MGSTKHSNLLRLAQTVQKATETIVKHLQYTKQQEPSFDQDSKAIQGDTDTHSVRIQLNDAAQDLLRLVNGPANEYRSFFMSHYTLAAYQVALHFKIFRHVPLGGKISIADLASKAGIDKDRCRRVIKHLATQRVFEEVEPDIFTHTASSALIARDSDMEAILWMQFDEMFKAASDSAKFVQNDLNGSAEADSPFCTRHGKPPYQFYAENPEKGLNFAKAMAALTQMDRSISALRDGFQWGKLEAPGKVVDVGGASGHVSMDLAAVFPDLTFVVQDVSIEALDDGKAKLPSEIADRVSFMQHDFFKDQPITDASAFFMRQCLHNWRDEDCIKILRALVPALEKCKPGTPLLINEEVLPELNEVSKYQEHLSRQCDMCMFVVAGSKERTRGDFENLLKEADSRFSVVKVHRNSTSTMGLVEAYLGQ, encoded by the coding sequence ATGGGTTCGACAAAACACTCAAACCTCTTACGGTTAGCACAGACTGTCCAGAAGGCCACCGAGACTATCGTGAAACACTTGCAGTACACCAAACAGCAAGAACCGTCCTTCGATCAAGACAGCAAGGCTATTCAGGGTGATACCGATACACATTCCGTCAGGATCCAGCTCAACGATGCAGCACAAGACCTCCTCCGTCTAGTCAACGGCCCAGCAAATGAATACCGCTCCTTCTTCATGTCGCACTATACTCTTGCAGCATACCAAGTTGCACTTCacttcaagatcttcagACATGTTCCTCTTGGCGGCAAGATCAGTATTGCCGACCTAGCTTCCAAAGCTGGCATCGACAAGGATCGCTGTCGCAGAGTGATCAAGCATCTTGCAACCCAACGCGTCTTTGAGGAAGTCGAGCCAGATATATTCACTCACACCGCAAGCTCTGCTCTCATCGCACGGGACAGCGACATGGAAGCTATTCTGTGGATGCAATTCGACGAAATGTTCAAAGCAGCCTCTGACTCTGCTAAATTCGTCCAAAATGATCTGAACGGATCTGCCGAGGCCGATTCGCCGTTTTGTACGCGTCATGGCAAGCCGCCGTATCAATTCTACGCCGAGAACCCTGAGAAGGGGCTCAACTTCGCAAAGGCTATGGCTGCGTTGACCCAAATGGATCGCTCAATCTCTGCACTTCGCGATGGATTCCAGTGGGGCAAGCTCGAGGCTCCTGGAAAGGTTGTCGATGTCGGTGGTGCAAGCGGACATGTTTCTATGGACCTGGCAGCCGTATTCCCCGATCTGACCTTTGTCGTTCAAGACGTTAGCATTGAAGCTCTCGATGATGGAAAAGCAAAGTTACCATCTGAGATTGCAGATCGAGTCTCTTTCATGCAACACGATTTCTTCAAGGATCAGCCCATCACCGATGCAAGCGCCTTTTTCATGCGTCAGTGCCTTCATAACTGGAGGGATGAAGACTGCATTAAGATCCTTCGAGCTCTTGTCCCCGCACTTGAAAAGTGCAAACCTGGAACTCCTCTTCTTATCAACGAGGAAGTCTTGCCAGAGCTGAATGAGGTTTCAAAGTATCAGGAACATTTATCGCGGCAGTGCGATATGTGTATGTTCGTGGTCGCTGGGTCGAAGGAACGAACTAGGGGCGATTTTGAAAATTTGCTCAAAGAAGCTGATTCTAGGTTCAGTGTTGTCAAGGTTCACAGGAATAGTACGAGTACAATGGGTCTCGTCGAGGCGTATCTTGGTCAATAG
- a CDS encoding heme-containing dehydratase protein — translation MLRTRFSSAHHFTLAIFGCQYHADTPSTDKLELIEKFDNLIKDSSVPVERLEQNNIPSRVWMSYWTSPQTFKSWWESDSTKSFWGSLPDDAGFWRESLCLPATRSMHESTGKDPVGFGHCGELTPLTEKTGYWGAYRSRMTPDFEGDTFSSPSNTWQPAKSMTDKIRAGRVQITKFPNNLCIVIEGQDYSAMKEKEREYWDENFDSLTKEWVTKVVTAGMEKGMVSARACHAFAGEKSLGATNGTTTNGTPNGGIFPGLDYIRQAQILYWTDLSKMEHMGRWDKGHVKLRRNFMSAYGPGGVMQGGNILLWVDLGIIKGDEIDAEYVGCYEGTGFLAFDKSAMFASRSVTAAELPPIFDKPVACQPIEW, via the coding sequence ATGCTTCGTACGCGCTTTTCTTCTGCTCACCACTTTACCCTGGCCATCTTTGGATGTCAATACCATGCCGACACTCCAAGCACCGATAAGCTCGAGCTCATCGAAAAGTTCGACAATCTCATTAAAGATTCTAGTGTCCCTGTGGAGCGCCTAGAACAGAATAACATCCCCTCCAGAGTCTGGATGAGTTACTGGACCTCACCTCAGACCTTCAAGTCATGGTGGGAAAGCGACTCGACAAAAAGCTTTTGGGGATCACTTCCAGATGACGCTGGTTTCTGGAGGGAGTCGCTTTGTCTTCCTGCGACTAGATCTATGCATGAGTCAACAGGCAAGGATCCGGTAGGGTTTGGTCACTGCGGAGAACTTACGCCTCTTACTGAGAAGACTGGGTATTGGGGAGCATACCGTTCTCGTATGACGCCTGACTTTGAAGGTGACACCTTCAGTTCTCCTTCGAACACCTGGCAGCCCGCAAAGTCCATGACAGATAAGATCCGTGCTGGAAGAGTTCAGATCACCAAGTTCCCGAACAACCTCTGCATTGTTATTGAGGGACAAGACTACAGCGCTATGAAGGAAAAGGAGCGAGAGTACTGGGACGAAAATTTCGATAGCCTTACTAAGGAATGGGTCACCAAGGTTGTGACAGCAGGCATGGAGAAAGGAATGGTGTCAGCAAGGGCATGCCATGCCTTTGCAGGAGAGAAGTCACTTGGAGCAACAAACGGTACAACAACTAATGGCACACCAAATGGTGGCATATTTCCAGGCCTCGACTACATACGCCAAGCCCAGATTCTGTACTGGACCGATCTTTCCAAGATGGAGCACATGGGCCGATGGGACAAAGGCCACGTCAAGCTGCGACGTAACTTCATGTCAGCATATGGGCCCGGCGGCGTAATGCAAGGCGGCAACATCCTCCTCTGGGTCGATCTCGGCATCATAAAAGGAGACGAGATTGATGCCGAGTATGTTGGGTGCTATGAAGGTACAGGGTTTCTCGCGTTTGACAAGAGCGCGATGTTCGCGAGCAGGAGTGTCACTGCGGCTGAGCTACCACCGATTTTCGATAAGCCCGTTGCGTGTCAGCCAATAGAATGGTAG